The Lycium barbarum isolate Lr01 chromosome 12, ASM1917538v2, whole genome shotgun sequence genome includes a region encoding these proteins:
- the LOC132622493 gene encoding beta-galactosidase 8-like, whose protein sequence is MERKKLLVIVLSMVLVFEGYYFESGASMTVTYDHKALVIDGKRRILQSGSIHYPRTTPEIWPEIIRKAKEGGLNVIESYVFWNYHEPVKGEYYFKGRFDLVRFVKTVQEAGLYVHLRIGPYACAEWNYGGFPMWLHFIPGIQFRTTNEPFKESNEMKLFLAKIVNLMKDENLFATQGGPIILAQVENEYGNVEWAYGVSGELYVKWAAETAVSLNTTVPWVMCAQEDAPDSVINTCNGFYCDRFTPNSPSKPKMWTENYVGWFLAFGYPVPYRPVEDLAFAVARFFETGGTFQNYYMYFGGTNFGRTAGGPLVATSYDYDAPIDEYGFISQPKWGHLRDLHKAIKDCEEYLVNADPIHLSFGLELEAHVYYKTSNDCAAFLANYGNSSDANVTFNGKSYFLPAWSVSILPDCKNVIFNTAKVVSQKTTGSAEFTHNTVTIENSMESDAWGWYKEKVGIGNNNSFAASHLLEQINTTKDTSDFLWYTTSINVEENIEKRKVKELQLIIGSLGHAALVFVNKKSVGFGYGNHDDASFVISKKIHLKQGNNTVDILSMMVGLQNYGPWFDISGAGVFSVMFSDLKNSKNFSSTGWTYQVGLEGEYLGLDKVSRANSSLWIQGNSVPINQSLIWYKVRFSPPEGTSPVSLNLSSMGKGQAWVNGQHVGRYWSSYRSPSTGCSDNCDYRGAYDSWKCLKKCGQPAQVLYHVPRSWLKPGKNLLVLHEELGGDPSKISLSTRSGQKICAHVSESDLPPVDIWRPDEDRISQEPSLRLNCEQGWTITAVNFASFGTPQGDCGAFIQGSCHLDVLSIVHQGCFGKSGCSIHITMAKLGDPCPGVLKSLAVEAFCSAES, encoded by the exons ATGGAAAGAAAGAAATTGTTAGTAATAGTTTTGTCTATGGTATTAGTTTTTGAAGGCTATTATTTTGAAAGCGGGGCTTCAATGACAGTAACGTATGATCACAAGGCATTGGTTATTGATGGAAAGAGGAGAATTTTGCAATCAGGTTCAATACATTATCCAAGAACTACCCCTGAA ATATGGCCAGAGATCATTAGGAAGGCTAAGGAAGGAGGATTGAACGTGATTGAGAGTTATGTTTTCTGGAATTATCATGAACCAGTCAAAGGGGAG TACTACTTCAAGGGCAGGTTTGACCTTGTACGGTTTGTGAAGACAGTGCAAGAAGCTGGCCTATACGTGCATCTCCGAATTGGTCCATATGCCTGTGCTGAATGGAACTATGG GGGCTTTCCAATGTGGCTACATTTTATCCCTGGAATACAGTTTCGCACAACCAATGAACCTTTTAAGGAAAGT AATGAAATGAAGCTCTTTCTTGCCAAGATTGTTAATCTTATGAAGGATGAGAACCTCTTTGCTACACAAGGAGGTCCAATTATTCTCGCTCAG GTTGAAAAtgagtatggaaatgttgagtgGGCATATGGAGTCAGTGGAGAACTGTATGTAAAATGGGCTGCAGAAACTGCTGTTAGTCTTAATACAACCGTTCCTTGGGTGATGTGTGCGCAAGAAGATGCACCTGATTCAGTT ATAAATACATGTAATGGATTCTATTGTGATCGCTTTACTCCAAATTCCCCATCCAAGCCAAAGATGTGGACAGAAAACTATGTTGGATG GTTCCTTGCATTTGGTTATCCTGTTCCCTATCGACCTGTTGAAGACTTAGCTTTTGCTGTTGCACGCTTTTTTGAAACTGGTGGTACATTTCAAAATTATTACATG TACTTTGGTGGCACCAATTTTGGTCGAACGGCAGGAGGCCCTCTAGTAGCAACAAGCTACGACTATGATGCCCCCATAGATGAGTATG GTTTCATAAGTCAGCCAAAGTGGGGACACCTGCGCGACTTACACAAGGCGATAAAAGATTGTGAAGAGTATTTGGTCAATGCAGATCCAATTCATTTGTCCTTTGGTCTGGAACTTGAG GCACATGTATACTACAAAACCTCCAATGACTGTGCAGCCTTCCTTGCTAACTATGGTAACAGTTCAGATGCAAATGTTACATTTAATGGGAAGTCATATTTTCTTCCTGCTTGGTCTGTTAGCATTCTTCCAGACTGCAAGAATGTCATATTCAACACGGCGAAG GTTGTTTCACAAAAAACAACTGGAAGTGCAGAATTTACTCACAACACAGTCACAATTGAAAATTCCATGGAGTCAGATGCTTGGGGCTGGTACAAAGAAAAAGTTGGTATTGGGAATAATAATTCATTTGCAGCATCACACTTACTGGAGCAGATAAATACAACAAAAGATACCAGTGATTTCCTTTGGTATACTACAAG TATAAATGTGGAGGAGAACATTGAGaagagaaaagtaaaagaattgcAGTTAATTATTGGAAGCTTAGGACATGCAGCTCTTGTTTTTGTAAACAAGAAATCCGTGG GATTTGGCTACGGTAATCACGATGATGCAAGCTTTGTTATAAGTAAAAAGATCCATCTTAAGCAAGGAAACAACACAGTGGACATATTGAGCATGATGGTTGGTTTGCAG AACTATGGGCCGTGGTTTGACATCTCTGGAGCAGGGGTATTTTCTGTTATGTTCAGCGatttgaagaattccaagaatttttcttctaCAGGATGGACCTACCAG GTAGGACTTGAAGGTGAGTATCTTGGACTTGATAAAGTTAGCCGTGCAAATAGCTCGCTGTGGATTCAGGGGAATTCTGTCCCAATAAATCAGAGTTTGATATGGTACAAG GTTAGATTTTCTCCTCCAGAAGGAACAAGTCCTGTATCACTAAATCTCTCCAGTATGGGTAAAGGTCAAGCATGGGTAAATGGGCAGCATGTAGGGAGATACTGGTCGTCTTATCGTTCACCTTCAACTGGTTGTTCCGATAATTGTGACTATAGAGGAGCTTATGATTCATGGAAATGTCTGAAGAAATGTGGTCAACCTGCTCAAGTGTT GTACCATGTACCGCGCAGTTGGTTAAAGCCTGGAAAGAATCTGCTTGTGCTGCATGAAGAGCTTGGCGGTGACCCTTCAAAAATATCTCTCTCTACGAGATCTGGGCAAAAAATTTGTGCTCATGTATCTGAGTCGGATCTTCCACCCGTTGATATTTGGAGGCCAGATGAAGATCGTATATCTCAAGAACCTTCATTGCGACTGAATTGTGAACAAGGATGGACTATTACTGCAGTTAACTTTGCTAGCTTTGGAACTCCTCAAGGAGATTGTGGCGCATTCATTCAAGGGAGTTGTCATTTAGATGTGTTATCAATAGTTCATCAG